The genomic segment CGCCCTAATTGGGACAATACCAAGAGATTCATCCACCGCCTGGTACCACGTTTTGGAAAACACAAGATCTTCAAATTTACCGGCGGGATTCATGCTAGTAAAATCGGCAGAACATGCTGGATCAATTGGCATATTCTTGAATTTGGACACTGATTTTAGCACAAGTGACCCACACACACTCCAAAACTGCTGCAGAGTGTTCATGATGGCCATCTGATGCTGCAATCCCGTAAACAGCAAATGACCAAAATCCTGTGCTGTCAATTCTTCTGACTTACTATCCATTTCACTGTCATAGTTAACCTGTATACGTCCCTCTCCGTCCATTTGTATGTGTGGCACTGAGCAAGTGTGATTGCCCTGGTCGCCCTCCATTCGCGACTCAACTAGCAGTTCCGTAGGCTTGGCCGTTGAAGTAAACTTGCGATTTAAGTGCATGTTACGATCTAAATTCGATAGTTGCTGGACCAATTCGTTTATAAGCCCGGTGAACCAGCGATTTGCAAATGAAACTGCCAGTTTCTGACTTGATGTGTATTCACTGGCAACATTGTGCCCAGATGCATGTTTATTTTGCTTAAAATTATGCTCCAATATGTTTGTCAAGGAAGATATAAAGGCAGAAGCCACATTATCTACGAGTTTCTGCGATTCTGGAGGGAGAGACGCGTATAGCTCGGGGGCATTGCCTGCCATTATATTATAGGCACACACACCCCATGCTGCTAGGTATATTCAAGCAGCCATTGGCCACCTAACCTCAAATTCTATCAAACTATACACTGCCATTATAGCTCTTACATACTGTAAAATACTGAAAGCATTTTACACTGTTAACACATATATCCCTGTTACTCGCTACCTGGACAAACGACACGCACAAGTCACTCACACAGTACACTACACAAACAATACATTAGGTTGATAGTTCCTATTGATCATCTCCATATTAGGTTGATAGCTCCCTCTTTATCCTCACCACGTACGTGTCGTCCCTCTTCTCCTTCTTAACCTTACAGCCATTTTCCTGCTCAAACTTGACCTTTACAGCCTCCTCCTCCTCTCCCTCCTCTAAGTCACTTAAAAACATTTGATCGTACTCCTCTTCCGCCAGGACATGCACTATGGGCGGTTCCTCGTAGCTCAGTGGCTCCTCGTCTAATGTCAAAAGCAGCGTTGTCAGATCCTTCAAAGACTCCCTAACCGAAGCTTCGGGGGTGGATGTAGCGCCAGAAGCTTCAGTTCCAGATCCCTCAGCGGCAGCCTTTTCCTGCAGCCCTAAACCCCTAAAACTCTTGGCCCTGTTGACTATGGCCCAGAAGGCAGCCCTCACCGATTCATCCGCAGCCAGCACATGCCTCAGCACTGGAATCATCGTACCCAACTTGCCAATACACTTTGGCTCCTTGCACAACTCAACAAGCACAAACGAAAAGAGGTACATTCCCGCATCTTTACACTGGGCCAGCCGCTCACAAATCTTACCCACAAGCACTATTTGCTGCTTGTCCTTGTTCACAAAGCTGATGAACATGCGCAAGATCGTTGCATTCACCGCCAACGACATGTTGCGCCTGTTCATTGCCAAAATAGCCGCCATTTCtggaaatatattgtaaattacaTTCGGATTCTTTTTGTGAATCTCGATAAAGAACATCTTGGCGCATGCTGAGACAGAATACGTTCGGTCCAGCGTCAAAAATGACATGTACTCCAATAACTTCCCTTTGGGTTTGATCATATCGTTCATTATCAAATGGGTGAAAACCATAGTAGCCGTTTCCCGAACAACATCGTTCCTATCTCGCAACAAAAAGAAAACCCTCCGATTAAATGGCTCCATCAGGTTGGGAAATCGACAAAGTAAATCACCGTAACACACCAAAAGAGTTTTACGTATCAAGGTCTTGTTGTCTGTATTGGCCTTATTATCCAACAAAACATCCAACAAATGGCTAACCACGTCCTTGTTTCCTATACACTCAGTACACATGCTCTTAGATATAACCGCCAACTTTGACAGAACAACAATAGCACAACTTCTTAGTGTTTCGTCAAGTCCCTGGCACTTTATTACAGCAAACAATAACTTCTTCAGGTTACCACCGATCAGGTTGGTAGATGTAACTCCGTTCTCGATTAACTTCTCAATCTCGTCGAGCTCACACTCCCCCTTTGAAGCCGTGCCCATCCCCTCTTTATCATCAGCCTTCTGCTCCTGCTGCGTTCGGGCGTGTTTGAGCTTTGACAACAAACCTTCCAATGCAACGATTGTACATAGGGCCACATGGCCACTTATAAACAACAGATGCGAGACCATACTGCATGTTATAGCACCAGTGCTGGTCACCATCTTCCCAATCATAATCTTAATTATATCGCTGCAAACATCTTCGGGGTGGTCATAGTGGGTGAATACCAGGTCAATAACAGCCTGGACGCAGGGGTAGAAGTAGCGATCTGGCGTACCAAACTTCTCCAGAATGAGCTCAAGAGCCGTATAACAAAGGGCCACAACGCCCTCTCCGCAGCAATAACGAATCATCAAACATAACTCGTTGAAGATTACGTAGTCTGGGTCTGGCCGGCGTAAGTGGTCTATTAACATACGTCGCAATGTGGCACAACGATGGGCGTCAAGCTTGAAATTATACTCTGAAGCCGTTCCTTTAAGCATGGCTGCAGaggaaaaaattattcgGCATAAACCTAGCGACTCTCTGGCGTGTTGGGCCGTTTTATTATGTGCAACACCTGCGGTAGCAATGTTCAACAGCACGTTCACGACTCCATCAATCATCTCAGCCACCGGAAGGTCTGATCTCGCAAGTGCAGATCTAAACAAAAGGTCAAGGGATGCCGCGCAAGAGTTGTTTGAGACGGCCACTAGTTTCAGCAACGAAATAGCAGCCCCTTCGGGGGTGTTGGAAAAGTAAATGCGTGAGAATTCCGCAGTAACAACGTCATGAACGTTTTGGTTATTTGTCCAAACCAGTTCCCAGGCCTTGGGTATCAAATCGCTTGCCATTCGAAAGCCCAGTAAATGTACAGTACCCAAGAACCTAATCGCTGCTTTCTGGTCCGATTCTGTTGTGGACTTTAGGTATTCTACCGCCGCTGAAAGAGAAGCACGGACTAAATACACAGAGTAA from the Babesia microti strain RI chromosome I, complete genome genome contains:
- a CDS encoding hypothetical protein (overlaps_old_locusTagID:BBM_I00245); translated protein: MAGNAPELYASLPPESQKLVDNVASAFISSLTNILEHNFKQNKHASGHNVASEYTSSQKLAVSFANRWFTGLINELVQQLSNLDRNMHLNRKFTSTAKPTELLVESRMEGDQGNHTCSVPHIQMDGEGRIQVNYDSEMDSKSEELTAQDFGHLLFTGLQHQMAIMNTLQQFWSVCGSLVLKSVSKFKNMPIDPACSADFTSMNPAGKFEDLVFSKTWYQAVDESLGIVPIRASEDVEGIIGLNELHEISKKLEIEMGDAIEQARVLSRIKSLIDDHN
- a CDS encoding condensin complex subunit 1 (overlaps_old_locusTagID:BBM_I00250) — protein: MALINFAIPPTLELDYLLRPSDNLNASDAPDATCWSGPDFDISIGEVRLMVNGTINEILNLLTNDGFCHWFNLARAFGNASAEQQDCIAHLFTQACKHVSILTIETGKWIDDNCQNVSKYPSIEALNSRILYTDNKYTTGGASGPDGLASLIDIGKTVRSIVEAVTMLTCATLKAKKPGEDEQVKVTKARKGNVTKKDKILGLDSIAKGLVELAKGTLMAGYHVKLGGSGHLSENFARLLISGLLQCNTKGILMGGLIPGAIKSVIDQCITGTRLPTNEEEDSVSHLDWVSLIIEEMKKPEGVNLVAMFADSKIEECQVTNETEQVEKESETVGSDAVEAGSSDKEWSNEHGNQIKRTDNSIKVTTGTSGQIVADLLIATRENAALQAAALNTASVQAEFGNIGAFFEKLAKASPVNLLININAMKDLFDVPCYNLRKSVGDVITTLLQIKTNDSTPPAFRRLISRTRDELFQTLACRVFDSYMYGRVHILRGIQEIVENEALPLNYYTKVAQIALKRLMDRGSMVRQRAMSLIAVLLADVKENKLDMSTVNDLLSSEMAVVSLDEEVPQLNMESDESLTVSLKAYSVYLVRASLSAAVEYLKSTTESDQKAAIRFLGTVHLLGFRMASDLIPKAWELVWTNNQNVHDVVTAEFSRIYFSNTPEGAAISLLKLVAVSNNSCAASLDLLFRSALARSDLPVAEMIDGVVNVLLNIATAGVAHNKTAQHARESLGLCRIIFSSAAMLKGTASEYNFKLDAHRCATLRRMLIDHLRRPDPDYVIFNELCLMIRYCCGEGVVALCYTALELILEKFGTPDRYFYPCVQAVIDLVFTHYDHPEDVCSDIIKIMIGKMVTSTGAITCSMVSHLLFISGHVALCTIVALEGLLSKLKHARTQQEQKADDKEGMGTASKGECELDEIEKLIENGVTSTNLIGGNLKKLLFAVIKCQGLDETLRSCAIVVLSKLAVISKSMCTECIGNKDVVSHLLDVLLDNKANTDNKTLIRKTLLVCYGDLLCRFPNLMEPFNRRVFFLLRDRNDVVRETATMVFTHLIMNDMIKPKGKLLEYMSFLTLDRTYSVSACAKMFFIEIHKKNPNVIYNIFPEMAAILAMNRRNMSLAVNATILRMFISFVNKDKQQIVLVGKICERLAQCKDAGMYLFSFVLVELCKEPKCIGKLGTMIPVLRHVLAADESVRAAFWAIVNRAKSFRGLGLQEKAAAEGSGTEASGATSTPEASVRESLKDLTTLLLTLDEEPLSYEEPPIVHVLAEEEYDQMFLSDLEEGEEEEAVKVKFEQENGCKVKKEKRDDTYVVRIKRELST